From Danaus plexippus chromosome 11, MEX_DaPlex, whole genome shotgun sequence, the proteins below share one genomic window:
- the LOC116765549 gene encoding uncharacterized protein LOC116765549 — MCDCAEQLEKERQAPSRSPPARRLAARPSRESSGWFWSWLWGWAGDGKNWFPILGGATLLALLAFLYKSMGKMKTLVRKTNSCSTIPVKKQPTKPEKFKPCKCED, encoded by the exons ATGTGTGATTG TGCTGAACAGTTGGAAAAAGAGAGGCAAGCTCCATCGAGAAGTCCACCTGCAAGAAGACTTGCAGCAAGACCTAGTCGTGAGTCATCTGGTTGGTTTTGGAGCTGGCTTTGGGGCTGGGCAGGGGATGGCAAAAATTGGTTCCCCATACTAGGAGGCGCCACTTTGTTAGCATTACTAGCATTTTTGTACAAGAGCATGGGCAAAATGAAGACATTAGTTCGGAAAACCAATTCTTGCTCGACTATTCCTGTCAAAAAACAG CCGACTAAACCTGAAAAGTTCAAACCCTGTAAATGTGAAGACtga